Below is a window of Arthrobacter sp. SLBN-112 DNA.
TGTGGGAGTCAACACACACGCAGAAGGTACGAGTGTGCGGCGGAAAGAATGGCGTCCGTCCGTGCGAAACGGGGCGGCACCGGCAGCGTCCTAACGGGCAGTGGCTCCGCTGCGGCTCGAGACCGCGAGGTAGTGCTCGTAATCCTCGAAGGTTTGGGTGATGTGGGCGTCCATCGTGGAACGCGCCGTGGCAGGATCGCCGGCGGCGATGGCCGCAAGGACCATCTTGTGGTGGTGGATGGCGTGGCGCTGCACATCCGGGAACGCGGAGGTTTCGCGGCGCATGGCATACAGCAAGGTGGAGAGTTGGCCCAGCATGGCGGGGACGAACGGGTTTCCGGACGCACGCAGCACGGTGTCATGGAAGGCGATGTCGGCCACCGTCAGCGCATCGACGTCTCCGGCCTGGTGTGCCGCTTCCATCTGCTCCACACTGTCCTGCAGGGCAGCAAGGTCAGCCGGGCGATGGCGGGAAGCAGCGAGTTCGGCCGCCCCGGTCTCCACCATCCGGCGGACCTCAAGCAGGCGAAGTGCCACCTGGTCGGAGGCCACTCCCCTGGAGGCAGCCTGCATGATGGCGTCCATGCCGGTCCAGCGTTCCGGCGGATTGACGAACGTGCCCAGGCCGCGTTTTACGTACACGACGTTCTGGGCTTTCAGCACGTTCATGGCTTCCCGGGCCGTCAGCCGGCTGACCCCGGATTCCTTGGCGATGTCCGCTTCCGGCGGCAGGGCGTCGTCGGCCTTGATCTCTCCGCTGAGAATATGCTCAAGGACCTTGTCCACGACGACGTCAACCAGCGTGCGCCGCGCCTCTGCCATCCTGCTCCCCTGCCTGGGCACCGTGGCCCCTCTTGCCCTTCAACCCTACTCGACGCACGGCAGACAGCGACGTCGGTTACACACGGCACTTAAACGCCGAACGCAGGGCCACTCCCAGGTCCGGCCCCATCGGATGGGGCCGGGCCGGGAGTGACCCCGCGTTCAGCGCAGTAGTCCCTAGAGGGCTGCGAAGACCTCGCGGAGCAGCTTGGCGGTCTCGGACGGCGTCTTGCCGACCTTCACGCCGGCAGCCTCGAGTGCTTCCTTCTTGGCCTGGGCGGTACCGGCGGAACCGGAGACGATGGCGCCTGCGTGGCCCATGGTCTTGCCTTCGGGAGCAGTGAAACCGGCAACGTAACCAACAACGGGCTTGGTGACGTTGGCCTTGATGAAGTCGGCTGCGCGCTCTTCGGCGTCACCGCCGATTTCGCCGATCATGACGATGGCCTTGGTCTCGGGGTCAGCCTCGAAGGCGGCCAGGGCGTCGATGTGGGTGGTGCCGATGATGGGATCGCCGCCGATGCCGATGGCGGTGGAGAAGCCCAGGTCGCGCAGTTCGTACATCATCTGGTAGGTCAGGGTGCCGGACTTGGACACCAGGCCGATCGGGCCCTTGCCGGTG
It encodes the following:
- a CDS encoding FadR/GntR family transcriptional regulator: MAEARRTLVDVVVDKVLEHILSGEIKADDALPPEADIAKESGVSRLTAREAMNVLKAQNVVYVKRGLGTFVNPPERWTGMDAIMQAASRGVASDQVALRLLEVRRMVETGAAELAASRHRPADLAALQDSVEQMEAAHQAGDVDALTVADIAFHDTVLRASGNPFVPAMLGQLSTLLYAMRRETSAFPDVQRHAIHHHKMVLAAIAAGDPATARSTMDAHITQTFEDYEHYLAVSSRSGATAR